GGCTTTAACTATCAGGACCTACCATCCAGAAATTTTGGACAACGCATGCATGCTCATTTACAAAACAGAAACCGTACGCTCTCTGGGGACAACCAAGGCAGTGAGTATCCTCCTCCTAGCGAGACTCTTCCTGGACAACAGGCCAATGGTAGCACCAGCAGTAGCAGTCCACCTCTGTCGCTTGACGCCCCACCAATGCTTGGGGAAGATGCAATGGCTGCGGTGCACAGATATATGATCCAATGTATGTCTAGGCATGGCGCCGTTTCTTCTCAGTATTACACGACTCTAAATCTTTATGAGACATTATTGGCCCAAAGACAGCAGGACTCTTCCCAGACATCAGGACCCATGAGTGTACCTTCCACTAGCCAGGCTGTACTGAGCATGCCCCCAACTGGCCAAGGAGCACTGAGTTTCCACTCTGCCAGCCAAGGGCCAATGAGTTTCCCCTCGACCAGTCAGGGACCACTGAATTTTGCTTCGACCAGCCAGGGAGCCTTGAGTATGCCTTCATCTAGCCAGGGACCAATAAGCTTCCCTTCAAGTAGCCAGGGTCCACTGAACTTCTCTACCACCGGCCAAGGGCCTCTGAGCTTACCACCCCCAACTAGCCAGGGTGCCATGGGATTCCCCTCAGCCATTCAGGGTCCAATCAGTTTCCCATCAACCAGCCAGGGGGCGATGAGCTTCCCATCGACCAGCGCTGGAATGGGCATGGCCCCACCGCATCCAGGCATGCAGCAGCAAGTGCTGTCTCTGATGCAGGCAGCTAGTTTCCTCTCCCCCGACGGGAGTCTTGAGAAATCCCAGGGCTACATTCAGTTCCGACAGCACTATCTGAGGAGAAGGAACATGTCGACCAAGCCACGTCGTGGGAACAGGGACCGCAGCAGTGATGCTCAGGAGTCTGGGCAAGATGGCCATGGCAGGAGAGACCTGGATGAGGCTTCTGGACTGGAGAATGGCGGTGCAGAGGGGGGTGACAGGCTAGGAGAACCAGGATCTCGAGATGACGAGAACAACAATGGCGGGATGAGGTTGGATAAGAACGGACAGCCTAGAGACGCTGCTTACTGGGAGAGGAGGAAACGGAACAATCAGGCTGCCAAGAGGTCCCGCGACGCCAAGAGGAATCGGGAGCTGGAGAATGAGATTCAGCTGGAGTACCTGAAGTGGCTGCTTCTGCCAAACCTCTATCGCCTGATGGGGCTAGGAAATAACAACAGACAACAATAGAAGCTGAAATGACTGTGGAAGTATCAAGGTAAATGTGGCTGAAATGGCTGTGGAAGTATCAAGGTTAATGTGGAATTCAGTTCATCATGATTGTCAGTATGCACACAGAGAAACAGTACTTTTTCCCAAGTGGTTTTACCTTTATTTGGAAGCAGAAAAACCAGTACTTCCAACAACTCGATCAAATGATTCTCCCAATTGGTTTTACCTTTATTTGGAGGCAGAAAAACAGTACTTCCAGCAACTAGATAAAGTGATTTTCCCAAGTGGTTTTCCTTAATTTGGACACAGAAAAACCAGTACTTCCAACAACACGACCAATTGATTTTCCCAAGTAGTTTTGCCTTTGTTTGGACGCAGAAAAACAGTACTTCCAGCAACTTGATCAAATGCTTTTCCCAAGTGCTTTTACCTATATTTGGAAGCAGAAAAACAGTACTTCCAGCAACTTGATCAAATGCTTTTCCCAAGTGCTTTTACCTATATTTGGAAGCAGAAAAACAGTACTTCCAGCAACTTGATCAAATGATTTTCCCATGTGCTTTTACCTATGTTTGGAAGCAGAAAAACAGTACTTCCAGCAACTTGATCAAATGCTTTTCCCAAGTGGTTTTACCTATATTTGGAAGCAGAAAAACAGTACTTCCAGCAACTTGATCAAATGATTTTTCCAAGTGGTTTTACCTATATTAGCAAGCAGAAAAATAGTACTGCCAGCAACTAGATCAAATGATTTTCCCATGTGCTTTTACCTATGTTTGGAAGCAGAAAAACAGTACTTCCAGCAACTTGATCAAATGATTTTCCCAAGTGGTTTTACCTATATTTGGAAGCAGAAAACAAGTACTTCCAGCAACTCAATCAAATGATTTTCCCAAGTGGTTTTACCTATATATTTTAGAAGCAGGAAAACAGGACTTCCAGCAATTCTATCAAATGATTTTCCCAAGTGGTTTTACCTATATTTGGAAGCAGAAAAACAGTACTTCCAGCAACTTGATCAAATGATTTTCCCAAGTGGTTTTACCTATGTTTGGAAGCAGAAAACCAGTACTTCCAGCAACTTGATCAAATGCTTTTCCCAAGTGGTTTTACCTATGTTTGGAAGCAGAAAAACTACTTCCAGCAACTTGATCAAATGATTTTCCCAAGTGGTTTTACCTATGTTTGGAAGCAGAAAAACAGCACTTCCAGCAACTTGATCAAATGATTTTCCCAAGTGGTTTTACCTATGTTTGGAAGCAGAAAACCAGTACTTCCAGCAACTTGATCAAATGCTTTTCCCAAGTGGTTTTACCTATATTTGGAAGCAGAAAAACAGTACTTCCAGCAACTTGATCAAATGATTTTCCCAAGTGGTTTTACCTATGTTTGGAAGCAGAAAACCAGTACTTCCAGTAACTTGATCAAATGCTTTTCCCAAgtggttttatgtttatttggtcGTAGAAAAACAGTACTTTCCCCCAAGTGCTTTTACCTGTGTTTGGAATTTCTCCCGACTATCTACAACAAGAATTAAGTTGCATGAGCAGTCCAGAATATTACTTCATCATCATTGCAGATCTTTTCAACGTCATTGCCAAAATGCACACTTTAAAATGAAACACCCACGAGCAGCTCCATCAAATGCTTCGCCCAGACCTTACAACTTATCTCAACGATCACCAACTGATAAACCGAAATCTTACAAATTTATGGGAggtaattatagatatatgtatatgagcgcCAGTCAGTCTTGAATGGTATATGGATTTATATGGATTGTTTTTATGCCAACAAATATTTGTTATATTCAGAGTTTATTGTTAACAGATTAGTACAGTTGTTTTTATTGgacggttttattattattattcaatgaatTTGGCCTGGAATTGAAAAGTGCATTTGCTTCTATCACAGAGTTGGTGATACATTTTGATTTACTGATGGGGTTTCAGTAGCAGTTATTTTTAGAACTATTAACTTTcttgcttttcctttttttttgtcttgggaAACCTATTTTTAAGATGCATGCTTTCATTTATTTGCCATTGGGTTCCTCTAATTGCATTTTGCAATTGAGTGTGCTTGACCAATGTTGATCTCTTAATTTGGTATTTGTTTAGCaggcatatatgaaagtatatggTTATAAGTAGccatattttttatgttgttcacAAGTAGTGTTAAGGAACATACCCTCAAGTTTGTCTGTATGTGCCTTGATTAAAGTAGCCTAAGTAGTTTGTCTGTAGTATTTTTGTGGCAGTAATTAGTTTTTTTAGTCTTGACTGATTAAATAGAGACTTGaccttaattttttcattttgatggtTTCATTTGGATGAGAGGGTTTGCTTGCCCCATTAATGTAATTAGATCAGAGGATTTCACTAATTAAGTATTTGAGTTAGAGGATTCAACTCTCATGTATTTGGTTAGTCATGCCACATTTATGTAGTATTTAGATTAGTGACTTGACTTTTTTTAGTCTTGACTGATTAAATAGAGACTTGaccttaattttttcattttgatggtTTCATTTGGATGAGAGGGTTTGCTTGCCCCATTAATGTAATTAGATCTGAGGATTTCACTATTAAGTATTTGAATTAGAGGATTCAACTCTCATGTATTTGGTTAGTCATGCCACATTTATGTAGTATTTAGATCAGTGACTTGACTTTTAGGTCTTTGATTTAGAAAATAGAACTATTTGAATTAGAGGTTTCAACTCTTACTTGAATCTCTTCATTTGAATTAGAGGATTGAACTGTATTTTGATAAGGGGATTGAGCTCAGTGCCTTGAGTTAGAGGATTctactctttttgtttttgattcGGAGGATTAAACTCTCTTTGGGTTCGAATCAGAGGATTCAACTCTTCTTGTGTTTGAATCAGAGGATTCAACTCTTCTTCTGTTTGAGTTACAGGATTCAACTGTTTGTGTATTAGAGTATTCAACTGTTTGTGTATTAGAGTATTCAACTGTTTGTGTATTAGAGTATTCAACTGTTTGTGTATTAGAGTATTCAACTGTTTGTGTATTAGAGTATTCAACTGTTTGTGTATTAGAGGATTCAACTGTTTGTGTATTAGAGGATTCAACTGTTTGTGCATTAGAGGATTCAACTGTTTGTGCATTAGAGGATTCAACTCTATCTGGATTAGAAGATTGTATTTGAATCCGGGGATTCAACTATTTTGTGTTTGTAGCAGAGGATTTCACTCTTATTTGGATTAGAAGATTGTATCTTGAGGTAGATGATTCAACTCTTGTGTACTGTATAAATTTGCATGCCCTATTTCGATCCCCAACTGGCTTCATGTAACAGCCAGCTTTATTATTAAGATAATTTTTTGCATTTCTTATCAAGAGGCGGATGCTAATTTGTTTTAGGTGATAGCATAGGATTAGCTATTTGTCATACTAACCTAAATAGCTTTTGGCGTTTGACAATAGCCattttattaagatatattgatactgattaaaattttcattatgaTTGCTATTGATAGCTGTTTATAAGGTACAGGCATTTATTCCATGATCGACTATGTTATGCTTTTGTTGTCTATGCATTTGGCATTTTGTCATTCATTATGATATATGATGCAACATATTCGTGTTCTTTTCAGGCCATGATTGACAATATTGAAGATTTGGTTGCCTGTCCTAATGGGCGTTTGGCATTTGTCATTCATTATGACTATATTAAATGTTGGTGTcattcattatgataattatatgaTTCAACATATGTTCTTTTCAGGCCATGATTGACAATATTAAAGATTTTGTTTCCTCTCTCCTAATGGGCGTTTGGCATTTGTTCGTGCATTTGCATGTTTCCATTCATTATGATGTCCTAAAACAATTTGCATTTGTCATTCATTATAACGACATTAAATGATTGTGTCAttcattatgataatattatatgattcaaCATTTCTTTTCAGGTCATGATTGACAATATTAAAGATTGTATAGCCTATGTCCTAATGGGCGTTTTGCATTTGtcattcattatatctatattaaatgaTTGTGTTCAttcattatgataatattatatgattTCACATGTTCTTTTTAGGCCATGATTGACAATATTAAAGATTGTGTAGCCTATGTCCTAAAACAATTTGTATTTGTCATTCATTATAACGACATTAAATGATTGTGTCAttcattatgataatattatatgattcaaCATATGTTCTTTTCAGGCCATGATTGACAATATAAAAGATTTTGTAGCCTATGTCCTAAAACAATTTGCATTTGTCATTCATTATATTAAAGATTGTGTAGCCTATGTCCCAAAACAATTTGCATTTGTCATTCATTATATGTGATTCAACATATTGACGGATGTATACTTTTAACATTCATTATTTCTGTTCTCAGTTTCGACTGCCCcttagtttttttaatgaattttaaagtATGATGTTGATGTTGTCACATGAATTTTTTATGGTGTTCCATGTATGGTTTGTTCtcaataaaaatttacaaaatgaactttctctttttatttcgtaATCATGTGTTTTTGAGGAATATTGATAATAGCATTAGTATTGTAAATGTCTTAGGGTTTCTATACCCATGATTTGGCACTGGGTAATTTTATCTCTCTCCCAAATTTTCTAAGTCATATATTGtacaattttcattctctctctctctctctctcttgtcatctcccccccaccctctctctctcctctaaaatttcctttccatttgtcgtatcagtttctctctcctctcttctctctctctctctctctctctctctctctcttctctctctctcccaaaattttcctttccatttgtcgtacattttctctctctctctctctctctctctctctctctctctctctcctcatctcgttctctctctctcctctcgtcccaaaatattttccttttccatttgtccgtacattttttctctctctctctcctctccacaatTTTCCTGTCCATTTGTtcgtacatttctctctctttctctctctctctctctctctcctcttaactATTCTGACTCTTCCTTTCCGCACGTACAATTTTCATTCTCATCTTCtcgcctctctctcaatctctctctactcctctctctctctctctctccaaaattttcctttccatttgtcgtacattttctctctctctctctctctctctctctcaaaaaaaactctctgctctctctctctctctgctcccaaaattttccttccattttgtcgtacattctcctctctctctctctctctgtctcgctctcctctctctctctctctcccaaaataattttccattgtcgtacatttctctctctctctctctctctctctctctctctctctctctctctcgtaactatTCTATTGAATCTCCTTTCCGCAGTTActaattttcatctctctctctctactcgccctctctctctctctctctctctatctctccaaaaatttcttttccatttagtccgtacattctatctctctctctcctctctctctctcctctctctctcttctctccctctttctctccctttccaaaaatttttcctttccatttgtcgtacatgttctctctctctctccttctctttctcttctctctcctctctccagagAATTTCCCGTTCCATTTGTCGTacattctctctactctctcctctctctctctctctctctctctctctctctctctctcttaactattCTGAATCTTCCTTTCCGCACGtacaattttcattctctctctctgctctctctctctctctcaaaatttcctttccatttgggtcgttacatttctctctctctctctctctctctctctctctctcctctctctctccaaaaattttCCTATCCATTGtcgttacattctctctctctcgctctatctctctctctctcaaaaattttcctttcaatttgtcggacatttctcttctctctctctctccaaaatttcctttccaatttgtcgtacattttctctctctctctattctccctCTCTGCcaaattttcctttccatttgtcgtacattctcttctctctctctcgcgctctctctctctctctctctctctctctctcttaactattCTGAAGCTCCTTTCCGCACGtacaattcattctctctctctcctccacaatttccatttccatttgtcgTACatttctctcctactctctctcctctctcttctctctctctcttctctctctctctctctctccataatttccctttccatttgtcgacagtctctctctctcctctctctctctctctccaaattttcctttccatttgtcgactttctctctccatctctctcttctctctcctcactctcatctcctctctctctctctctctctcatccaaaattttccttccatttgtcgtacatctctctctctgtctctctctatctctctctctatctctctctctctccaaaagtttTCACTTTTCCATTTGTCGTAacattttctatctctctctatctctcctctctcgctctctcccccaAATCTTACTTTCCATTGCGTACATTTTctctactctctccctctcttatccaaaattttctttccaaaattttcctttccatttgtCGTAAATttatccttttcctctctctctctctcctctctctctctctcgctctctatatcTCTCCTAATAATTTCCCTTTAACCTATTCTTGAATATTCCTTTCGCAAAGTACAATTTCATTCTTTCATCCTCTTCTCTTACCTcgcattctctctatctctctctccgcctATCTCCTCGCTCAAAATTTCCTTCCATTTGTAGTTAcaattctactctctctccctctcgaatcctctctctctcttctcctttctagccACAAAATTTTCAGCCAATTGTCGGTTTACATTTTCTTactcctcctctctatctctcgctctctctctcctgaaaattttcctttaaatctttcgctctctctcccaAAATTTTCCTTGCCATTTGTCTTTACAAATTCTtttatctctcctcctctctctctctctccaaaatttccCTTTCCATTTGTCGTAAATTCTCCTCTATCTCTCAATATCTAGCCACTTACctcttatctatctctctatatcccAACCAAAATCTTTTCCTTTCCATTGTTCgtacattttcctctctctctctcttcttctcctactcctctctctctcgctctctattctaccaaaaatttttaatttccatttgtcGTACATTTTCTCGTTTTCTCCTCTCTCgtcatgtatctctctctctctctcttctaaaattCCAAAATTTCCTTTCCAATTTGTCGCTACatgttctctctttttctctatccctctctcttcttttctctctctctctctctctagtcttctCTCCAAAACTTTCCAAGATTTTCACCTTACGTTTGTCGTAACATTTCTCTTATCTCCTCTCCTACCctattctatctatctctctctctctctctccttaactatTCTGAATCTCCTTTCACGCAACGTACAATTGGTTCaattctcatcttctctctctctctctctcttcctttctagcTATCGATCTTACTCTCTCcaaaattttcttttccatttgttcgacattctctctctttcctatctcCTCTCCtccaaaaagctctctctctctctctctctctctttccaaaattttcctttccatttgtAGTAAATTTCTCTCTCCTAATTTTTggcctatctc
The Macrobrachium nipponense isolate FS-2020 chromosome 45, ASM1510439v2, whole genome shotgun sequence genome window above contains:
- the LOC135214392 gene encoding uncharacterized protein LOC135214392 isoform X2 → MDNTDENFGEGQPPSEEDLLYEQEEPLDYSMRRSPRETLSEDGTSLSRNVMIPRYQPVPVHSTTGIPMPSFSMDGMNQYLESNRRYLDASDYSADATSSPLGFPEEIEASEDSRRCAPSSESNRQPRFPEGLNHQQYPNGIFYPVTNRPLESDPTRQRNLSEDSSSDSEDNSFYDSVPRKCNQESRYRTVSGASVEDDNQSVSDGFNYQDLPSRNFGQRMHAHLQNRNRTLSGDNQGSEYPPPSETLPGQQANGSTSSSSPPLSLDAPPMLGEDAMAAVHRYMIQCMSRHGAVSSQYYTTLNLYETLLAQRQQDSSQTSGPMSVPSTSQAVLSMPPTGQGALSFHSASQGPMSFPSTSQGPLNFASTSQGALSMPSSSQGPISFPSSSQGPLNFSTTGQGPLSLPPPTSQGAMGFPSAIQGPISFPSTSQGAMSFPSTSAGMGMAPPHPGMQQQVLSLMQAASFLSPDGSLEKSQGYIQFRQHYLRRRNMSTKPRRGNRDRSSDAQESGQDGHGRRDLDEASGLENGGAEGGDRLGEPGSRDDENNNGGMRLDKNGQPRDAAYWERRKRNNQAAKRSRDAKRNRELENEIQLEYLKWLLLPNLYRLMGLGNNNRQQ
- the LOC135214392 gene encoding uncharacterized protein LOC135214392 isoform X1, with the protein product MCVCRIMDNTDENFGEGQPPSEEDLLYEQEEPLDYSMRRSPRETLSEDGTSLSRNVMIPRYQPVPVHSTTGIPMPSFSMDGMNQYLESNRRYLDASDYSADATSSPLGFPEEIEASEDSRRCAPSSESNRQPRFPEGLNHQQYPNGIFYPVTNRPLESDPTRQRNLSEDSSSDSEDNSFYDSVPRKCNQESRYRTVSGASVEDDNQSVSDGFNYQDLPSRNFGQRMHAHLQNRNRTLSGDNQGSEYPPPSETLPGQQANGSTSSSSPPLSLDAPPMLGEDAMAAVHRYMIQCMSRHGAVSSQYYTTLNLYETLLAQRQQDSSQTSGPMSVPSTSQAVLSMPPTGQGALSFHSASQGPMSFPSTSQGPLNFASTSQGALSMPSSSQGPISFPSSSQGPLNFSTTGQGPLSLPPPTSQGAMGFPSAIQGPISFPSTSQGAMSFPSTSAGMGMAPPHPGMQQQVLSLMQAASFLSPDGSLEKSQGYIQFRQHYLRRRNMSTKPRRGNRDRSSDAQESGQDGHGRRDLDEASGLENGGAEGGDRLGEPGSRDDENNNGGMRLDKNGQPRDAAYWERRKRNNQAAKRSRDAKRNRELENEIQLEYLKWLLLPNLYRLMGLGNNNRQQ